A single genomic interval of Anopheles darlingi chromosome X, idAnoDarlMG_H_01, whole genome shotgun sequence harbors:
- the LOC125959355 gene encoding 5-hydroxyisourate hydrolase, whose protein sequence is MPNLSTHILDTSRGKPAPEVPVTLYRQTVESGWTKISTGITDSDGRFREFFSGGQEGLQVGVYKLHFEVAGYFRNRSVDTLYPFIEVVFTVANDKQHYHIPLLLNPYGYSTYRGS, encoded by the exons ATGCCGAACCTGTCGACCCACATCCTTGATACGAGCCGCGGTAAACCAGCGCCTGAGGTGCCAGTTACACTGTACCGCCAAACCGTGGAATCGGGCTGGACGAAGATCAGTACCGGTATAACGGACAGTGACGGGCGGTTCCGGGAGTTTTTTAGCGGGGGCCAGGAGGGCCTGCAGGTGGGCGTCTACAAGCTGCACTTCGAGGTGGCCGGATACTTCCGGAATCGCAGCGTCGATACGCTTTACCCGTTCATCGAG GTTGTGTTCACCGTTGCAAACGACAAGCAACACTACCACATTCCGCTATTGTTGAACCCGTACGGTTACTCGACCTACCGCGGATCGTAG
- the LOC125959261 gene encoding prostaglandin reductase 1-like encodes MVVASKWIYAKAFEGLPNDSNFKLEQETLPDELAENEFLVEAEYLSVDPYMRPYMERYPVGSVMIGGQVGKVTASRNTAFPVGATVFGNFGWRSHTIVDPARYTGSNTPYVLPSFGSHPRSLALGVLGMPGNTAYFGFLEICKPQPGETVVVSGAAGAVGSIVGQIAKIKGCTVIGVAGSEAKCRWLKELGFDATIDYRAVSDFGAALKAAAPNGVDCYFDNVGGTISAAVLQQMKLFGRISVCGTISNYNERRVQVDDPQREFVFKQLRQEGFIVSRWHDRWMEGITQNLRWIEEGKLRYQETTTNGFAQMPKAFVEMLTGGNTGKAVVQV; translated from the exons ATGGTTGTCGCTAGCAAGTGGATCTACGCCAAGGCGTTCGAGGGGCTGCccaacgatagcaactttaagCTGGAGCAGGAAACGCTGCCAGATGAGCTCGCGGAAAATG AGTTTCTGGTGGAAGCCGAGTATCTGAGCGTCGATCCGTATATGCGTCCGTACATGGAGCGCTATCCGGTCGGTTCGGTGATGATCGGTGGCCAGGTCGGCAAGGTGACAGCGAGCCGTAACACAGCATTCCCGGTCGGTGCGACCGTGTTCGGTAACTTTGGCTGGCGTTCGCATACCATCGTCGACCCGGCTCGTTACACCGGTTCCAACACGCCGTATGTTCTACCCTCGTTCGGGAGCCAcccgcgctcgctcgcccttGGTGTGCTTGGTATGCCAGGGAACACGGCTTACTTCGGCTTTCTGGAAATCTGTAAACCGCAGCCGGGcgaaacggtggtggtgagcggtGCGGCCGGTGCCGTCGGCAGTATCGTCGGCCAGATCGCCAAGATCAAGGGCTGTACCGTGATCGGGGTAGCTGGTAGCGAAGCCAAGTGCCGATGGCTGAAGGAGCTCGGATTCGATGCGACCATCGACTACCGGGCAGTGTCGGACTTTGGGGCAGCGCTGAAGGCTGCCGCCCCGAACGGCGTCGACTGCTACTTCGACAACGTCGGTGGCACGATCTCGGCCGCCGTCCTACAGCAGATGAAGCTGTTCGGGCGCATCTCCGTGTGCGGCACCATCTCGAACTACAACGAACGTAGGGTACAGGTGGACGATCCGCAGCGTGAGTTCGTGTTCAAGCAGCTGCGCCAGGAGGGTTTTATCGTGTCGCGCTGGCACGACCGCTGGATGGAGGGCATCACACAGAACCTGCGCTGGATCGAAGAAGGTAAACTACGCTACCaggagaccaccaccaacggattCGCCCAAATGCCGAAGGCATTCGTCGAAATGCTGACGGGTGGCAACACCGGTAAGGCAGTGGTTCAAGTGTAG
- the LOC125959180 gene encoding ATP-binding cassette sub-family D member 3 translates to MAPSLSKLLGNQNAVIGLAGCTAATCIILYGKQIHNRRKLRPEDEIQYFISDKAKEKRSPKAHVNAVFFRQLRALLGIIIPKAWSVENGLLVVIALSLIARSVSDIWMIQNATAIESTIITMNKGQFRTALVKYLSALPAIAVVNNVLKWSIGELKLRFRTNLSQFLYNEYLKGFTYYKMSNLDNRIANADQLLTTDIDKFCESVTDLYSNICKPLLDIVIYVYRLTTNLGGTTPGILLLYLFFSGVFLTNLRKPTGRLTVMEQKLEGEFRYVNSRLITNSEEIAFYRGNNREKLTILASFSKLVAHMRKFLEFRVGMGIIDNMVAKYIATVVGFYAVSLPFFEKDHPLLTGSQQSERLSRYYTFGRMLVKLAEAIGRLVLAGREMSRLAGFTARMTELTVVLKDLNSGRYERTMVSNSGIADADIGPGRGLLKFQDNYIKFEKVPLVTPNGDVLVKDLTFEVQSGTNVLVCGPNGCGKSSLFRILGELWPTWGGKVTKPPAGKLFYIPQRPYMTLGSLRDQIIYPHTHQEMKRRGKTDADLLAYLELVQLSYLQVREKGLDAIEDWIDVLSGGEKQRIAMARLFYHNPQFAILDECTSAVSVDVEGSMYEYCRKVGITLFTVSHRKSLWKHHDYYLKFDGHGAYEYGPIDETQDQFGS, encoded by the exons ATGGCACCGAGTCTCAGCAAGCTGCTGGGCAACCAGAACGCTGTGATCGGCCTGGCCGGTTGCACGGCGGCCACCTGTATCATCCTGTATGGCAAGCAGATCCACAACCGACG CAAGCTGCGGCCGGAGGATGAGATCCAATATTTCATCAGCgacaaagcgaaggaaaagcgtAGCCCGAAGGCTCACGTCAATGCCGTGTTTTTCAGGCAGCTGCGCGCACTGTTAG GCATCATCATACCGAAGGCATGGAGCGTCGAGAACGGATTGCTGGTCGTGATTGCCCTCTCGTTGATTGCTCGCTCCGTTAGCGACATCTGGATGATACAGAATGCGACCGCAATCGAGAGCACAATCATTACGATGAACAAGGGTCAGTTTCGTACCGCGTTGGTGAAGTACCTTTCGGCGTTGCCGGCG ATCGCAGTCGTTAACAATGTGCTAAAGTGGAGTATCGGTGAGCTTAAGCTTCGGTTCCGTACAAACCTGTCACAGTTTCTTTACAACGAGTACCTGAA AGGATTTACCTACTACAAAATGTCGAATCTGGACAACCGGATAGCTAACGCCGATCAGCTGCTGACAACGGATATCGACAAGTTCTGCGAGAGCGTGACCGATCTGTACTCGAACATCTGCAAGCCGCTGCTCGACATCGTGATCTACGTGTACCGGCTGACGACCAATCTGGGTGGAACGACCCCCGGcatactgctgctgtaccTGTTCTTCTCTGGCGTGTTCCTCACCAACCTGCGCAAACCGACAGGTCGTCTGACGGTGATGGAGCAGAAGCTGGAGGGCGAGTTCCGTTACGTCAACAGCCGGCTGATCACCAACTCGGAGGAGATTGCCTTCTACCGGGGTAACAATCGCGAGAAACTGACGATACTGGCCAGTTTCAGCAAACTCGTTGCCCATATGCGCAAGTTCCTCGAGTTCCGTGTCGGCATGGGCATCATCGACAATATGGTGGCGAAAT ACATCGCTACTGTGGTTGGATTTTATGCGGTTTCGTTGCCGTTCTTCGAGAAGGATCACCCGTTGCTGACAGGCAGCCAACAGAGCGAACGGTTGAGC CGATACTACACGTTCGGACGTATGCTGGTGAAGCTTGCGGAAGCAATCGGTCGCCTGGTGCTGGCAGGGCGCGAGATGTCGCGTCTGGCCGGTTTCACAGCCCGAATGACCGAGCTGACCGTGGTGCTGAAGGACCTGAACTCGGGCCGCTACGAGCGCACGATGGTGAGCAACTCCGGCATTGCCGATGCTGATATCGGGCCTGGCCGGGGCTTGCTCAAGTTCCAGGACAATTACATCAAATTCGAGAAGGTGCCACTGGTGACACCAAATGGCGATGTGCTGGTGAAGGACCTCACCTTCGAGGTGCAATCCGGTACGAACGTGCTAGTATGCGGCCCGAATGGTTGTGGTAAGAGCAGCTTGTTCCGCATTCTCGGTGAGCTGTGGCCGACCTGGGGCGGCAAGGTGACCAAACCGCCGGCCGGCAAGCTTTTCTACATTCCACAGCGTCCCTACATGACACTCGGTTCGCTGCGTGATCAG ATCATCTATCCGCACACGCATCAGGAGATGAAGCGGCGTGGCAAGACGGACGCCGATCTGCTCGCCTACCTTGAGCTCGTGCAGCTGTCGTACCTACAAGTGCGCGAAAAGGGCCTTGACGCGATCGAGGATTGGATCGATGTGCTATCCGGTGGCGAAAAGCAGCGCATTGCGATGGCCCGACTCTTCTACCACAATCCCCAGTTCGCCATCCTCGACGAGTGCACGTCCGCCGTGTCGGTAGATGTCGAGGGCAGCATGTACGAGTACTGCCGGAAGGTCGGCATCACGCTATTTACCGTATCGCACCGTAAATCGCTGTGGAAGCACCATGACTACTACCTCAAGTTCGACGGTCATGGAGCATACGAGTATGGACCGATCGATGAGACCCAGGACCAGTTTGGATCGTAA
- the LOC125957804 gene encoding uncharacterized protein LOC125957804 translates to MAQTYIYDVTEATGGDSGGGGGDAGSPEEVETVVPISEHYLLTSGDVVHQASNGVVLTDISSSTWTSTAELLDLDRKSSAGGATVPTDVHQHRYPILSADHQQQQQHAGNHQATEARPATGSTVDTVGSPPQHAADDGGGGGGPGPHLAPPLHPTNGLKAPERLAAQTPEAPEDCKNLSWLLNFKLDDLPNLSPRSNRKQKAKLSANGATGGPADGTNTGTGAGTGITTPGGGVCAGQDQQLQQQQQQHHVAVAIEEGDLNVGENVTIESSGGKYPKKPPFTYTELIEYALVVHGDLTVAAIYQWISEHFPYYKSHDDRWKNSVRHNLSINPHFRKGRKSSHGSGHLWTISSRNSEENSLAWEHKKQRFQWYFQMEADARVRKSGTTETMADDEVAAATASLAQYAQKSPTTQSPVSQTLEIVNPATSEQQQQQQQQHRLQAHALQQNQAQQHQQQPQQLAYPTQTLYADIISNAQFEITATAEEIKHLDEETLNGMGRGTEIQIVRPIQTIQTYEMLDSEYNIADYLNPVPKEEIVQECGLRSVALDPAELGINIPSTNDQDNDMLFDDFSLNYFGSNIMT, encoded by the exons ATGGCACAGACCTACATCTATGACGTGACCGAGGCAACCGGTGgtgacagtggtggtggtggtggtgatgctggcaGCCCGGAGGAGGTGGAAACGGTGGTGCCTATCAGCGAGCACTATCTGCTCACCTCGGGCGACGTGGTGCACCAGGCGTCCAATGGTGTCGTGCTCACCGATATCAGCTCGTCGACGTGGACCAGCACGGCCGAGCTGCTCGATCTCGACCGGAAGTCGTCGGCCGGCGGTGCGACCGTACCGACCGAtgtgcaccagcaccgctaTCCCATCCTTAGTGccgatcatcaacaacaacaacaaca CGCCGGTAACCATCAGGCTACCGAAGCCCGtccagcaaccggcagcacGGTGGACACGGTGGGCAGTCCGCCGCAGCACGCTgctgacgacggtggtggtggtggtggccccggaCCTCACCTAGCACCTCCGCTACACCCAACCAACGGCCTCAAGGCACCTGAACGGCtcg cagcacaaacaccgGAGGCACCGGAGGACTGCAAGAACCTGTCGTGGCTGCTGAACTTCAAACTGGACGATCTGCCGAACCTATCGCCACGCTCGAACCGTAAACAGAAAGCGAAACTGTCCGCCAACGGGGCGACGGGGGGCCCGGCGGATGGTACCAACACGGGCACCGGAGCAGGGACCGGGATCACGACACCCGGGGGTGGTGTCTGTGCCGGCCAGgatcagcagctgcagcagcagcagcagcagcatcacgttGCCGTCGCTATCGAGGAAGGCGATCTGAACGTTGGCGAAAACGTAACGATCGAGAGCAGCGGTGGCAAATA ccccaaaaaaccaccctTCACCTACACGGAGCTGATCGAGTACGCGCTGGTCGTGCACGGCGATCTAACGGTGGCCGCCATCTACCAATGGATCTC CGAGCACTTCCCCTACTACAAATCGCACGATGATCGCTGGAAGAACTCGGTCCGCCACAACCTCTCGATCAATCCGCACTTCCGGAAGGGCCGCAAATCATCGCACGGTTCCGGCCACCTGTGGACAATCTCGAGCCGCAACTCGGAGGAGAACTCGCTGGCGTGGGAGCAT aAGAAGCAGCGCTTCCAGTGGTACTTCCAGATGGAGGCGGATGCTCGCGTCCGCAAGTCCGGCACCACCGAAACGATGGCGGACGATGAGGTGGCCGCTGCGACGGCCAGCCTCGCCCAGTACGCACAGAAGTCCCCGACCACGCAGTCACCGGTCAGTCAG ACGTTAGAGATAGTAAATCCAGCAActtccgagcagcagcagcagcagcagcaacagcatcgcctTCAGGCTCACGCGCTGCAGCAGAACCAagcgcagcaacaccagcagcagccacagcagctgGCATATCCAACGCAAACGCTGTACGCGGACATCATCAGTAACGCGCAGTTCGAGATAACGGCCACGGCCGAGGAGATCAAGCACCTGGATGAGGAGACGCTCAACGGGATGGGACGGGGTACCGAGATCCAAATAGTGCGACCCATTCAAACCATTCAGACGTACGAAATGTTGGACTCAG AGTACAACATCGCCGATTACCTGAACCCCGTGCCTAAGGAGGAGATCGTGCAGGAGTGTGGGCTACGCTCGGTGGCCCTGGATCCGGCCGAGCTTGGTATCAACATACCGTCGACCAACGACCAGGACAACGATATGCTGTTCGACGACTTCAGCCTGAACTACTTCGGCAGCAACATCATGACCTGA
- the LOC125955309 gene encoding peptidoglycan-recognition protein 2-like, which translates to MPASKNLLNGRAVLKVVVLLLLVMMVLCSTGVRGQQQQQEDEQSICPMIIKRAQWGAERSTNVTYQLKPVTKVIIHHTTGDRCMNVASCKEMVLGVQSYHQKQNGWSDIGYNFLIGPAHVYEGIGWHRVGAHLRGHNSNSIGVAFLGNFDLLRPTPRSLEALDRLLECGVALGELTPNFRLHGASQLQSTNSPGKLLYAKVKEHSHWTRPAD; encoded by the exons ATGCCGGCTTCCAAGAATCTGTTGAATGGTCGAGCGGtgctgaaggtggtggtgctgctgctgttggtgatgatggtgctgtgcAGTACAG GTGTAcgaggccagcagcagcagcaggaagatgaGCAATCGATCTGTCCGATGATTATTAAACGGGCCCAGTGGGGTGCGGAGCGGTCCACGAACGTCACATATCAGCTGAAGCCCGTCACGAAGGTCATCATTCACCATACGACGGGCGACCGGTGCATGAACGTGGCCAGCTGCAAGGAGATGGTGCTCGGTGTGCAATCCTATCACCAGAAGCAGAACGGCTGGAGCGACATTGGTTACAA CTTCCTGATTGGACCGGCACACGTGTACGAGGGCATCGGTTGGCACCGGGTGGGGGCGCATCTGCgtggccacaacagcaacTCGATCGGCGTCGCGTTCCTCGGCAACTTCGATCTGCTGCGACCGACCCCCCGCAGCCTGGAGGCCCTCGATCGGCTCCTCGAGTGTGGCGTAGCGCTCGGTGAGCTCACCCCCAACTTTCGGTTACACGGTGCCTCCCAGCTACAGAGCACCAACAGCCCTGGCAAGCTGCTGTACGCCAAGGTAAAGGAGCACAGCCACTGGACCCGTCCGGCCGACTAA